The DNA segment TCTTTGGAAGAAGCTAAAAAAATTAATCCAAAAATAGAAATAGGCGAAATGGTAAGAAAAAAGATCAACCTTAAAAAGGATTTTAGAAGAGTTGCCGCTCAAACAGCAAAGCAAGTCATACTTCAAAATTTGAAGGAACTAGAAAAGAAAAATTTGTTTGATAAATACGTAGCTTTGAAGAATAGAATTTCAACCGCTGAAATAATTAAAGTCAGTGATGAATATATTGACATTAGAATTGGAAAGTTAGAGACTAAACTTCCCAAGAAAGAGACAATTCCTGGAGAAACCTTTAAAAATGGAGAACTTGTAAAAGTATACATAAAAAACATTCAGAACACATCAAAAGGGCCTAAAATTATGGTTTCAAGGACATCACCTGAACTCATTACAGAATTATTATCATCTATTGTACCCGAGATAGAAGAAGGTATTATCAAAATTGTAAAAATAGTCAGGGAACCGGGAATACGGAGTAAAGTTGCTGTTGTTACCACCATGCCGGGAGTTGATCCTGTAGGTG comes from the Petrotoga sibirica DSM 13575 genome and includes:
- the nusA gene encoding transcription termination factor NusA, translated to MNLNLLEALDALERDKGISRDSLVDIIAKSIKSAYKKNYGAKNVEIEIDKNLTKLNVYQLWKVVEKVENPKEEISLEEAKKINPKIEIGEMVRKKINLKKDFRRVAAQTAKQVILQNLKELEKKNLFDKYVALKNRISTAEIIKVSDEYIDIRIGKLETKLPKKETIPGETFKNGELVKVYIKNIQNTSKGPKIMVSRTSPELITELLSSIVPEIEEGIIKIVKIVREPGIRSKVAVVTTMPGVDPVGACIGEKGSRISELIKELKNEKVDIIEYSEDPKIFIKHALAPAEVKNIILNEDERTAFVYVPENQLSLAVGKGGQTARLAAKITGWKIDIHSLK